A window of Glycine soja cultivar W05 chromosome 13, ASM419377v2, whole genome shotgun sequence genomic DNA:
acacattaattttcaaaatattttaaagaattaaaaacacattttacctCATTGTTTTTAAaccaaaaactaataataagaaaatcaattaatatttaataagtttAACAGTAATTAATACTAACTGAGTAATTGCCGCCATATCTCTCTCCTTCATTACTACCATCCACGGACTCCAATTCTTCCCACCCCAAAATGGAGCCGTGAACACAACGTTCTACCTCAACTCAGCTCCACCCCACCATGTCGTCTTCCtccgccaccaccaccaccaccctccCGGTGTTGGCGTTTCTCCTCCTCACGACCACCGCGATCACCGCCGCGCCGATTATCGGTCTAGACTCATTCTTGAGCCACCAATCCCGAATGGACCCTCACGCCTCGAACGACTCCTTCCTCTCTCTCCCTTCCTCCGTCAAAAAACCCCTCTCCCACTCCTCCgacttctccctctctctctctctcccaatctccctctccctccacctCCTCGGCGACTTCCCCTCCGACACCCCCTCCCTCCTCTCCGCCTTCCTCTCCGCCGCCAGCCCCACCCACTTCCACGTCATCAGCCCCTTCGAGTCCCACCCTCTCTCCCACAGCCTCTCCCTCTCCCACACCCTACACCTCCACATCACCCCCTCCCAAACCCTAACCTCCCTATCATCCTCTCTCTCCCAAACCCTAACCTCTCATCTTCACTCCACACCCTCCTCCCTCCGCTCCCCTCTCCTCACCATCCCACATTCTTCAATAGACCAAATCATCCAAAACCActttattaaacaaaaccctaaccctaaccctaaccaagTCCATCTCTACCTCCTCAACCTCCCTCCCGATTCCTCCAATTCTAATTCTAATCCCAATTCCAAACCCTATGCTTACACCTACTCCCCCGGCGACTCTTCTGCTGCTGTAACAAAGTGCTCCGGGACGTTCTTCACCTCCTCCCACCGCTTCTTCTGGATCGACCTCCGCGCCGGCCCCGTCGACTACGGTCCCTCGATCTCCGGCGACGGCGTCATCCCCCGCGGCGAGTTCCACCCCCTCGCCGCGCTCCACGGCCGTCCGAAATCCAACAAGGCCTTCGCCGCCGACCTCGCCTCTCTCGTCTGGAGCGCCTACCACGTCTTCCTCGCCCCCTCCCTCCGGATCCCCGTGCCCTTCGAGAATTCACTCGTGATTCAGTTCGTCCACGTGCACAGCGAGAACGAGAAGGATTTGGCCGGTTTGGATTGGAAATCGATCGAGAAGAGCTTCAGGTTTGAGGGTAAGAGCAATGGATTGCTTTTAGGGGATCAGAGTTTGAGCTTTAGGAAGTATGAGATTAGGTATTCAGAGTGCTCGATTTGCTCGTTCGCGATCTCGCGGTCGATTAATTCGTATACGTCTAGGTTTCTGTTTGATAATTATACCTTGATTGTGAGTGAGTATTTGGATTCGAAGCGATTACACCAGATTTTGTCTGATTCCGGCGATGAGTTGAGAAAGCTGGCTGGTGTTCCGGAGGAGGACTTTGGCAGGGTTGTTCCTGTGTATGTTTTTGACTTGGATTACACTTCGTTGTTGTTGCTTGATCGGTATCATCAGTCAGTGGCgtttaaggatatggtgattgCGGTTAGGACGAGGAACACGCAGACTGTGAGTGATTATAGTTGCAATGGTAGGCATGTGTTCATGCAGACGAGGCAACTTGAGCGGCCGATTGTTGGGTCGATTCTTCAGAGTATGTGGG
This region includes:
- the LOC114382166 gene encoding uncharacterized protein LOC114382166; this encodes MSSSSATTTTTLPVLAFLLLTTTAITAAPIIGLDSFLSHQSRMDPHASNDSFLSLPSSVKKPLSHSSDFSLSLSLPISLSLHLLGDFPSDTPSLLSAFLSAASPTHFHVISPFESHPLSHSLSLSHTLHLHITPSQTLTSLSSSLSQTLTSHLHSTPSSLRSPLLTIPHSSIDQIIQNHFIKQNPNPNPNQVHLYLLNLPPDSSNSNSNPNSKPYAYTYSPGDSSAAVTKCSGTFFTSSHRFFWIDLRAGPVDYGPSISGDGVIPRGEFHPLAALHGRPKSNKAFAADLASLVWSAYHVFLAPSLRIPVPFENSLVIQFVHVHSENEKDLAGLDWKSIEKSFRFEGKSNGLLLGDQSLSFRKYEIRYSECSICSFAISRSINSYTSRFLFDNYTLIVSEYLDSKRLHQILSDSGDELRKLAGVPEEDFGRVVPVYVFDLDYTSLLLLDRYHQSVAFKDMVIAVRTRNTQTVSDYSCNGRHVFMQTRQLERPIVGSILQSMWGVSPTHLNWSPQHNETLVDYTWSMGQTPFGPFSEMLSLSFVQKDAARRNVLLTSLNYSITSAIDVLQSVETHGGAKNLLKQKQHVEFVQRWNLFKYKLNKAVSALSHLDFDMALFYLRSSDHDLYAIHSIVYHASQEIEASLVCFRDPPFPWGSVSISASAFLAVSYIYARRDKLFRNKRKQF